One stretch of Cellulomonas wangsupingiae DNA includes these proteins:
- a CDS encoding AAA family ATPase, translating into MQPEPTRDDLAALVAARTPIIVLETDDEGGAVELVLRAASRPPGGRPPQPVFRWSVTDGLRRLDVDLGGAQRHNSEPPALLRTIADSVEPAVHVLLDLHPWFDDPVVVRLLKDVAQRPMGLRSTLVLVSRALVLPREVEHLAVRVPVSFPSPAERGLIVDRTVAAWSQVTGQVPHVDPRARELLVQRLAGLSRGEVARLAHGAVVDDGALTDRDVPVVERARFDALAADGVLSYEYATVAPGDLVGLDRVVRWLVLRRPAMDGTAPHLDAPRGVLLVGVQGCGKSLAARAAASILGVPLLRLDLAGVHDKYVGESERRLRDALAAADALAPCVLWVDEIEKAIATGDGDGGSARRVLGTLLTWLADRGHRVFVAATANDISALPPELVRKGRFDELFFVDLPDEGARDALLRLHAARRGLTLRGDEVPALVTASHGFSGAEVEQAVVAATYAAHARGVDLDAAAVLDELRATRPLSVVMAERLGALRAWAATRTVPAR; encoded by the coding sequence GTGCAACCGGAGCCCACGCGCGACGACCTCGCGGCGCTCGTGGCCGCACGAACCCCGATCATCGTCCTCGAGACCGACGACGAGGGCGGCGCCGTCGAGCTGGTCCTGCGTGCTGCCTCCCGCCCGCCGGGCGGCCGGCCGCCGCAGCCCGTCTTCCGGTGGAGCGTCACCGACGGTCTGCGCCGGCTCGACGTGGACCTCGGCGGCGCCCAGCGGCACAACAGCGAGCCACCGGCCCTCCTGCGCACGATCGCGGACTCCGTCGAGCCCGCCGTCCACGTGCTCCTCGACCTGCACCCGTGGTTCGACGACCCCGTCGTCGTCCGGCTGCTCAAGGACGTCGCGCAGCGGCCCATGGGGCTGCGCAGCACGCTCGTGCTCGTGTCGCGCGCGCTCGTCCTGCCGCGGGAGGTCGAGCACCTCGCCGTGCGCGTGCCCGTGTCGTTCCCGTCCCCCGCGGAGCGCGGGCTCATCGTCGACCGCACCGTCGCGGCGTGGTCCCAGGTGACCGGCCAGGTCCCCCACGTCGACCCGCGGGCCCGCGAGCTGCTCGTGCAGCGCCTCGCCGGGCTGTCGCGGGGCGAGGTGGCCCGGCTCGCGCACGGCGCGGTCGTCGACGACGGAGCCCTCACGGACCGCGACGTGCCGGTCGTCGAGCGGGCCCGGTTCGACGCGCTCGCCGCCGACGGCGTCCTGTCCTACGAGTACGCGACGGTCGCCCCCGGTGACCTCGTCGGGCTCGACCGGGTGGTGCGCTGGCTGGTGCTGCGGCGTCCGGCGATGGACGGCACGGCACCGCACCTCGACGCGCCGCGCGGCGTCCTGCTGGTCGGCGTGCAGGGGTGCGGCAAGTCCCTCGCCGCCCGTGCCGCCGCCTCGATCCTCGGCGTGCCGCTGCTGCGGCTCGACCTGGCCGGCGTGCACGACAAGTACGTCGGCGAGTCCGAGCGACGGCTGCGTGACGCGCTCGCCGCCGCGGACGCGCTCGCACCGTGCGTGCTGTGGGTCGACGAGATCGAGAAGGCGATCGCGACCGGCGACGGTGACGGCGGCTCGGCCCGCCGGGTGCTGGGCACGCTGCTCACCTGGCTCGCCGACCGCGGACACCGCGTCTTCGTCGCCGCGACCGCGAACGACATCTCCGCGCTGCCGCCCGAGCTCGTCCGCAAGGGCCGCTTCGACGAGCTGTTCTTCGTCGACCTGCCGGACGAGGGCGCCCGCGACGCGCTGCTGCGGCTGCACGCCGCCCGCCGAGGGCTCACGCTGCGCGGCGACGAGGTCCCGGCGCTCGTGACCGCCTCGCACGGGTTCTCCGGTGCCGAGGTCGAGCAGGCCGTGGTCGCCGCGACGTACGCGGCGCACGCGCGGGGCGTCGACCTCGACGCGGCGGCCGTGCTGGACGAGCTGCGGGCGACACGCCCGCTGTCCGTGGTGATGGCCGAACGCCTCGGCGCGCTGCGGGCGTGGGCGGCCACCCGGACCGTCCCGGCGCGCTGA
- a CDS encoding phosphoenolpyruvate carboxylase, translating into MNEVENGPDVPRGVVSHEVPELLRNDVRLLGELLGRVLREAGGDDLLADVERLRELAIASHSEPNGHALDEAEALVAGFSHERAEQVARAFTCYFHLANLAEEYHRVRVLHDRESRLAPHELAPDDSLPAAYQQLVTEVGEDEARARLRGLEFRPVFTAHPTEARRRAVSRSIRRVAELVAERDTLQIGGTTLAENERRLLAEIDTLWRTSPLRAEKPTVIDEVATVLSIFDSTLADVLPTVYRRLDDWLLEDAAGTTAPVVAPFARLGTWIGGDRDGNPNVTAEVTRAAAVLASEHALDALLASARRTSDGLTLDGSGTPASAELLALWQRQRSLSDAITARIAGDAPNEPHRRALLGVIERIAATRRRDADLAYATAEELESDLRTVQASLVAAGARRAAYGDLQRLIWQVQTFGFHLAELEVRQHSQVHAAALADIEEHGIDGDLQPMTVEVLDTFRALGTVQRRFGVDAARRYIVSFTQSADHLPAVYRLAELAFGGTEHAPVIDAVPLFETFADLQNSVEILDAALAHPRVQERLAANGRRVEVMLGYSDSSKDVGPVSATLALDDAQRRIAEWARRNDIVLTLFHGRGGALGRGGGPANRAVLAQPPGSVDGRFKLTEQGEVIFARYGDPDIATRHIEQVTAATLLADAPSVVRRNDEAAARFADLAARLDASSRERFHALVRADGFPSWFAQVTPLEEIGLLPIGSRPARRGLSVSSLDDLRAIPWVFSWSQARINLAGWYGLGSALAAVGDEAELRAAYAEWPLFATIIDNVEMSLAKTDERIAARYLALGDRDDLARMVLDEMALTRRWVLATTGSTGVLSRRRILGRAVQLRSPYVDALSLLQLRALRGLRTGEDPQSADELRRLLLLSVNGVAAGLQNTG; encoded by the coding sequence GTGAACGAAGTGGAGAACGGGCCGGACGTCCCTCGAGGCGTCGTCAGCCATGAGGTACCGGAGCTCCTGCGCAACGACGTCCGGCTCCTCGGCGAGCTGCTCGGTCGTGTGCTGCGGGAGGCCGGGGGCGACGACCTGCTCGCCGACGTCGAGCGGCTGCGCGAGCTGGCGATCGCCTCGCACAGCGAGCCCAACGGTCATGCGCTGGACGAGGCGGAGGCACTCGTCGCCGGGTTCAGCCACGAGCGCGCCGAGCAGGTGGCCCGCGCCTTCACGTGCTACTTCCACCTGGCCAACCTGGCCGAGGAGTACCACCGGGTGCGGGTGCTGCACGACCGCGAGTCGCGGCTCGCGCCGCACGAGCTGGCGCCCGACGACTCGCTGCCGGCCGCGTACCAGCAGCTCGTCACCGAGGTCGGCGAGGACGAGGCGCGCGCCCGGCTGCGCGGCCTGGAGTTCCGGCCGGTCTTCACGGCGCACCCCACCGAGGCGCGTCGCCGCGCGGTGTCCCGCTCCATCCGGCGCGTCGCCGAGCTGGTCGCCGAACGGGACACGCTGCAGATCGGCGGGACGACGCTCGCCGAGAACGAGCGACGCCTGCTCGCCGAGATCGACACGCTGTGGCGCACGTCGCCGCTGCGTGCCGAGAAGCCCACGGTGATCGACGAGGTCGCGACCGTCCTGTCGATCTTCGACTCGACGCTCGCCGACGTGCTGCCGACCGTCTACCGGCGCCTCGACGACTGGCTCCTGGAGGACGCCGCCGGGACCACCGCCCCGGTCGTGGCGCCCTTCGCACGCCTCGGCACGTGGATCGGCGGGGACCGCGACGGCAACCCCAACGTCACGGCCGAGGTCACCCGCGCCGCCGCGGTGCTCGCGTCCGAGCACGCGCTCGACGCGCTGCTCGCCTCCGCGCGCCGCACCAGCGACGGCCTGACGCTGGACGGCTCCGGCACCCCGGCGTCCGCCGAGCTGCTGGCGCTCTGGCAGCGGCAGCGCTCGCTGTCCGACGCGATCACCGCGCGCATCGCGGGCGACGCGCCCAACGAGCCGCACCGGCGCGCCCTGCTGGGCGTCATCGAGCGCATCGCGGCCACGCGACGGCGCGACGCCGACCTCGCCTACGCCACCGCCGAGGAGCTCGAGTCGGACCTGCGCACGGTGCAGGCGTCCCTCGTCGCGGCCGGCGCGCGGCGGGCCGCGTACGGCGACCTGCAGCGCCTGATCTGGCAGGTGCAGACGTTCGGCTTCCACCTCGCGGAGCTCGAGGTACGCCAGCACTCGCAGGTCCACGCCGCGGCGCTCGCGGACATCGAGGAGCACGGCATCGACGGCGACCTGCAGCCGATGACCGTCGAGGTGCTCGACACGTTCCGGGCGCTCGGCACCGTGCAGCGGCGCTTCGGGGTCGACGCGGCGCGCCGCTACATCGTGTCCTTCACGCAGTCGGCCGACCACCTGCCCGCCGTCTACCGCCTCGCCGAGCTCGCCTTCGGCGGCACGGAGCACGCGCCCGTCATCGACGCGGTCCCGCTGTTCGAGACGTTCGCCGACCTGCAGAACAGCGTCGAGATCCTCGACGCGGCGCTCGCGCACCCGCGCGTGCAGGAGCGGCTGGCCGCGAACGGCCGCCGCGTCGAGGTCATGCTCGGGTACTCCGACTCCTCCAAGGACGTCGGCCCGGTCTCCGCGACGCTCGCGCTCGACGACGCGCAGCGCCGGATCGCCGAGTGGGCGCGGCGCAACGACATCGTGCTCACGCTCTTCCACGGCCGTGGCGGCGCTCTGGGCCGCGGCGGCGGCCCCGCGAACCGCGCGGTGCTCGCGCAGCCCCCGGGCTCGGTCGACGGCCGGTTCAAGCTCACCGAGCAGGGCGAGGTCATCTTCGCGCGCTACGGCGACCCGGACATCGCGACGCGGCACATCGAGCAGGTGACGGCGGCGACCCTGCTCGCCGACGCACCCAGCGTCGTGCGCCGCAACGACGAGGCGGCCGCGCGGTTCGCCGACCTCGCCGCCCGGCTCGACGCGTCGTCGCGCGAACGGTTCCACGCGCTCGTGCGCGCCGACGGGTTCCCGTCGTGGTTCGCGCAGGTGACGCCGCTCGAGGAGATCGGCCTGCTGCCGATCGGGTCGCGCCCGGCGCGGCGCGGGCTGTCCGTCTCGTCCCTGGACGACCTGCGGGCGATCCCGTGGGTGTTCTCGTGGTCGCAGGCCCGCATCAACCTGGCCGGGTGGTACGGCCTGGGCAGTGCGCTGGCGGCCGTCGGCGACGAGGCCGAGCTGCGCGCGGCGTACGCCGAGTGGCCGCTGTTCGCGACGATCATCGACAACGTCGAGATGTCGCTCGCCAAGACGGACGAGCGCATCGCCGCCCGGTACCTGGCGCTCGGCGACCGCGACGACCTGGCCCGGATGGTGCTCGACGAGATGGCGCTGACCCGTCGCTGGGTGCTCGCGACGACGGGCAGCACGGGCGTGCTGTCCCGCCGCCGGATCCTCGGCCGCGCCGTGCAGCTGCGCAGCCCGTACGTCGACGCGCTGTCGCTGCTGCAGCTGCGGGCGCTGCGCGGCCTGCGGACGGGGGAGGACCCCCAGTCGGCGGACGAGCTGCGCCGCCTGCTGCTGCTCAGCGTCAACGGCGTCGCCGCGGGCCTGCAGAACACCGGCTGA
- a CDS encoding MarR family winged helix-turn-helix transcriptional regulator, whose translation MTSETPWLTPAELRAWLGLVTVAELLPARLDSQLQRDAGLTHFEYQVLAMLSEARDRTLRMSALAQRTNATLPRLSHVVRRLEERGLVERAPCAQDRRATNAHLTDAGWDLVVRTAPGHVAAARALVVDALSAEQVAQLEELTRTMLLRLDPDGRLTPPLDEVGAPEPGR comes from the coding sequence GTGACCTCCGAGACCCCCTGGCTCACTCCGGCCGAGCTGCGCGCGTGGCTCGGCCTCGTCACCGTCGCCGAGCTGCTGCCGGCCCGGCTCGACTCCCAGCTGCAGCGCGACGCCGGCCTGACGCACTTCGAGTACCAGGTCCTGGCCATGCTGTCCGAGGCGCGGGACCGGACGCTGCGCATGTCGGCCCTCGCGCAGCGCACCAACGCGACGCTCCCCCGCCTGTCGCACGTCGTGCGCCGCCTCGAGGAGCGGGGCCTCGTGGAGCGCGCGCCCTGCGCGCAGGACCGCCGGGCCACCAACGCCCACCTCACGGACGCCGGGTGGGACCTCGTCGTGCGGACGGCGCCCGGGCACGTGGCGGCGGCGCGCGCGCTCGTCGTCGACGCGCTGAGCGCCGAGCAGGTCGCCCAGCTGGAGGAGCTGACGCGCACGATGCTCCTGCGCCTGGACCCCGACGGGCGCCTGACACCGCCGCTCGACGAGGTGGGTGCTCCCGAGCCAGGGCGCTAG
- a CDS encoding right-handed parallel beta-helix repeat-containing protein yields the protein MRRPLAARALATGAAAALAAVIGVQAAALPAQAATGSANGFASQNGGTTGGAGGQTVRATTGTAIHQALCSRASAATPIVIEVSGTIDHGNTAKVSGDSCSTAAGVVELKEISNVTIVGVGSGAVFDQVGIHLRDAQNVIIQNVTVRNVKKSGSPTSNGGDAIGMESGVSNVWVDHVTLEASGGESEGYDGLFDMKAGTRYVTLSYSILRNSGRGGLVGSSDSDLANGPVTYHHNLFQNLDSRAPLLRGATAHVYNNHYLGIKESGINVRAGGRAKVDNNYFEDSKDVLGTFYTDLPGYWQVSGNVFDGVTWSAAGEDTRPAGPNPTSTTTVSIPYGYTLDGASCVPALVRATAGANTGNRVSDGSCSPQTPTPTAGPTASPTPGPTVGPTASPTPSPAPTSSPTGQNLSIGAGADGSGKGGGTSYGNAIDGSTSTWWQPSGSTGRISVKWESATTVGRVVVREASGSAGAIGSWRVVNNDTGAVLATGTGAGTIRFAATSLRKLNFEILGSSGTPRVAELETYAG from the coding sequence ATGAGACGACCACTGGCAGCACGAGCCCTGGCGACGGGGGCGGCTGCGGCCCTGGCAGCCGTGATCGGCGTGCAGGCCGCGGCACTGCCGGCGCAGGCGGCCACCGGCAGCGCGAACGGCTTCGCGTCCCAGAACGGCGGCACCACCGGCGGCGCGGGCGGCCAGACGGTCCGCGCGACCACGGGCACCGCGATCCACCAGGCGCTGTGCAGCCGCGCGAGCGCCGCCACGCCGATCGTCATCGAGGTGTCCGGCACGATCGACCACGGCAACACCGCGAAGGTGTCGGGCGACAGCTGCAGCACCGCGGCCGGTGTCGTCGAGCTGAAGGAGATCAGCAACGTCACGATCGTCGGCGTCGGCAGCGGTGCCGTGTTCGACCAGGTGGGGATCCACCTGCGCGACGCGCAGAACGTCATCATCCAGAACGTGACGGTCAGGAACGTCAAGAAGTCGGGCTCGCCCACGTCGAACGGCGGCGACGCCATCGGCATGGAGAGCGGTGTGAGCAACGTGTGGGTGGACCACGTGACGCTCGAGGCGTCCGGCGGCGAGTCCGAGGGCTACGACGGCCTGTTCGACATGAAGGCCGGCACGAGGTACGTGACGCTGTCCTACAGCATCCTGCGCAACTCCGGCCGCGGCGGCCTCGTCGGGTCGAGCGACAGCGACCTGGCCAACGGTCCGGTGACCTACCACCACAACCTCTTCCAGAACCTCGACTCCCGCGCACCCCTGCTGCGCGGCGCGACCGCGCACGTCTACAACAACCACTACCTGGGCATCAAGGAGTCCGGGATCAACGTGCGTGCGGGCGGCAGGGCCAAGGTCGACAACAACTACTTCGAGGACTCGAAGGACGTCCTCGGCACGTTCTACACCGACCTGCCCGGGTACTGGCAGGTCTCCGGCAACGTCTTCGACGGCGTCACGTGGTCGGCCGCGGGCGAGGACACCCGCCCGGCGGGACCGAACCCGACGTCCACGACGACGGTCTCGATCCCGTACGGCTACACGCTCGACGGTGCGAGCTGCGTGCCGGCGCTCGTGCGGGCGACCGCCGGGGCGAACACGGGCAACCGGGTCTCCGACGGGTCCTGCTCACCGCAGACCCCGACGCCGACGGCCGGCCCGACGGCGAGCCCCACGCCCGGCCCCACCGTCGGCCCGACGGCGAGCCCCACGCCGTCCCCGGCGCCCACGTCGTCGCCCACCGGCCAGAACCTCAGCATCGGCGCCGGGGCCGACGGCTCCGGCAAGGGCGGCGGCACGAGCTACGGGAACGCGATCGACGGCTCGACGAGCACCTGGTGGCAGCCGAGCGGCTCGACAGGCCGCATCTCGGTGAAGTGGGAGTCGGCCACGACGGTCGGACGGGTCGTCGTGCGTGAGGCGTCCGGCTCGGCCGGGGCCATCGGCTCGTGGCGCGTCGTGAACAACGACACCGGGGCGGTGCTCGCCACGGGGACCGGGGCGGGGACGATCCGCTTCGCCGCGACGTCGTTGCGGAAGCTCAACTTCGAGATCCTCGGCTCGTCCGGGACGCCGCGCGTCGCGGAGCTCGAGACGTACGCCGGCTGA
- a CDS encoding DUF1330 domain-containing protein has translation MAELTLCCLLWATPGQEAAMTRYEDAVLELVADHGAQVLHRVVGDGADGHPHEVQVYRFPDRAAMDAYVADPRRARLAADRERVVARTELFPVEVR, from the coding sequence ATGGCCGAGCTGACGCTGTGCTGCCTGCTGTGGGCCACCCCGGGCCAGGAGGCCGCCATGACGCGGTACGAGGACGCGGTCCTCGAGCTCGTGGCGGACCACGGCGCCCAGGTCCTGCACCGCGTCGTGGGCGACGGCGCCGACGGGCACCCGCACGAGGTGCAGGTCTACCGGTTCCCCGACCGCGCCGCGATGGACGCGTACGTGGCGGACCCCCGGCGGGCGCGGCTGGCGGCCGACCGCGAACGTGTCGTCGCGCGCACGGAGCTCTTCCCGGTCGAGGTGCGCTGA
- a CDS encoding LuxR C-terminal-related transcriptional regulator, whose translation MLGHVAREPFAGVGVPALRLSPPDLPADLVDRPRCHADVEESTCTVITAPAGYGKSTLAASWAATTPGPVAWATLDAYDDGLRLLRLLVAALGRSVPVLAGPLAALGDALRGGRLDVAAGVDELLSALDALDGPVHLVLDDVHELPTSSLRGVLGPLVRYRPEALRLVLVSRYDAVLPLHRLRLSGRLHEVRSDQLAFTVAEVARLAAHVRAGVDDVTVRRLHAVTGGWPVAVRLALAAPGAGDLGERLTRAQAAAVPLTGYFVEEVLDGLPSRLRTFVLRASAAGTVDPVLAAALAPDGAAALEECVHRGLFLTARAPDGSAPYTWHALFAAHARITYERTDPAGAAQAHRVVAAHVRVADPVAGVTHALAAGDPGLAVEILAERWPDLLVRGDAQVVERLVARIPVAVGDSPDLQVALAASRAYLAAPAGRWTDDAPAAGAVRHLVELFVGDRRPPLPQAVAAGRALVDGGPLPPATRALGLYLLGRAEVHEPTSGGDAIGLLEEGAALAGAHEWPGVRVGCLAESSLALLAAGATSAAEERATDALAETRRHGWRRTSVTGTASLTLGIAAHWRDDLTAGAAHLADAAAAAAPTRPDVVLHAAVLLAMTALAAGDAATLARAHALLDGPRTGQVLPTHLPDLVDMLRAHELDVRGDLDGAVEAVRALPAAARHPLARCWEADLLLRAGDRAGSQRALGALRGRQARHVEVLALLVRTAASHGHAAHVLLERALQVGAPEGAVRAFLQEPLRPLLLEHLGWNGGHDAFVARVLARFDSAPRLTRAGWDLTARERDVLACLRSPMTAEEIASSLFVSVNTVKTHQRAVYRKLGVESRREAVRVAASRGML comes from the coding sequence ATGCTCGGTCATGTCGCACGTGAGCCGTTCGCGGGTGTGGGCGTCCCTGCCCTGCGTCTCAGTCCGCCCGACCTCCCGGCGGACCTCGTGGACCGTCCGCGGTGCCACGCGGACGTCGAGGAGAGCACCTGCACGGTGATCACGGCACCCGCCGGGTACGGCAAGTCCACCCTCGCCGCCTCGTGGGCCGCGACCACCCCGGGGCCGGTCGCCTGGGCCACGCTCGACGCCTACGACGACGGGCTGCGGCTGCTGCGCCTGCTGGTGGCCGCGCTGGGCCGGTCGGTCCCCGTGCTCGCCGGGCCGCTGGCGGCACTGGGCGACGCGCTGCGCGGGGGCCGCCTCGACGTCGCGGCCGGCGTCGACGAGCTGCTGTCCGCGCTCGACGCCCTCGACGGCCCGGTGCACCTCGTCCTCGACGACGTGCACGAGCTGCCGACCTCGTCGCTGCGGGGCGTGCTCGGGCCGCTGGTGCGGTACCGGCCCGAGGCCCTGCGCCTCGTCCTGGTCAGCCGGTACGACGCGGTCCTGCCGCTGCACCGGCTGCGCCTGAGCGGTCGCCTCCACGAGGTGCGGTCCGACCAGCTGGCGTTCACCGTCGCCGAGGTCGCCCGCCTGGCGGCGCACGTCCGCGCGGGCGTCGACGACGTGACCGTCCGCCGGCTGCACGCCGTCACCGGGGGATGGCCCGTCGCCGTGCGGCTCGCGCTGGCGGCACCGGGCGCCGGCGACCTGGGGGAGAGGCTGACGCGCGCCCAGGCGGCTGCCGTGCCCCTGACCGGGTACTTCGTCGAGGAGGTCCTGGACGGGCTGCCGTCCCGGCTGCGCACCTTCGTGCTGCGTGCCAGCGCCGCGGGCACCGTGGACCCCGTGCTCGCCGCCGCGCTGGCTCCCGACGGTGCCGCGGCGCTCGAGGAGTGCGTGCACCGCGGCCTGTTCCTCACGGCGCGCGCCCCCGACGGCTCCGCGCCCTACACGTGGCACGCGCTGTTCGCGGCGCACGCGCGGATCACGTACGAGCGGACGGACCCGGCCGGCGCGGCGCAGGCGCACCGGGTGGTCGCCGCGCACGTCCGCGTCGCCGACCCGGTGGCGGGTGTGACGCACGCGCTCGCCGCCGGCGATCCGGGCCTCGCGGTCGAGATCCTCGCGGAGCGGTGGCCCGACCTGCTCGTCCGGGGCGACGCGCAGGTGGTCGAGCGGCTCGTGGCCCGCATCCCGGTCGCCGTGGGCGACAGCCCCGACCTGCAGGTCGCCCTCGCCGCGAGCAGGGCGTACCTGGCGGCCCCCGCGGGCCGCTGGACGGACGACGCGCCGGCTGCCGGTGCCGTGCGCCACCTCGTGGAGCTGTTCGTCGGCGACCGGCGGCCCCCGCTGCCGCAGGCCGTCGCCGCGGGGCGTGCGCTCGTCGACGGTGGGCCCCTGCCCCCGGCGACGCGCGCGCTCGGCCTGTACCTGCTCGGCCGTGCCGAGGTGCACGAGCCGACGTCGGGCGGCGACGCGATCGGGCTGCTGGAGGAGGGGGCGGCGCTCGCGGGTGCGCACGAGTGGCCGGGCGTGCGCGTCGGCTGCCTCGCGGAGTCGAGCCTCGCGCTGCTGGCGGCGGGGGCGACGTCCGCCGCGGAGGAGCGTGCGACGGACGCGCTGGCCGAGACGCGCCGGCACGGCTGGCGGCGCACCAGCGTCACCGGCACCGCGTCGCTGACGCTGGGGATCGCTGCGCACTGGCGCGACGACCTGACCGCCGGTGCGGCGCACCTCGCCGACGCCGCCGCGGCGGCGGCGCCCACGCGGCCCGACGTCGTGCTCCACGCCGCCGTGCTCCTCGCCATGACCGCGCTCGCGGCCGGTGACGCCGCGACGCTGGCCCGCGCCCACGCGCTGCTCGACGGCCCGCGCACGGGGCAGGTGCTGCCCACGCACCTGCCGGACCTGGTCGACATGCTCCGCGCCCACGAGCTGGACGTGCGCGGCGACCTCGACGGCGCGGTCGAGGCCGTGCGCGCGCTGCCCGCGGCGGCTCGGCACCCTCTCGCGCGGTGCTGGGAGGCCGACCTCCTGCTCCGGGCGGGCGACCGGGCAGGGTCGCAGCGCGCCCTCGGTGCGCTGCGGGGCCGCCAGGCGCGGCACGTGGAGGTGCTGGCGCTCCTCGTGCGGACCGCCGCGTCGCACGGCCACGCCGCGCACGTGCTGCTCGAGCGCGCGCTGCAGGTCGGCGCCCCGGAGGGAGCGGTCCGCGCGTTCCTCCAGGAGCCGTTGCGTCCGCTCCTGCTCGAGCACCTCGGCTGGAACGGCGGGCACGACGCGTTCGTCGCGCGGGTCCTGGCCCGGTTCGACTCGGCGCCGCGGCTGACGCGGGCCGGGTGGGACCTGACCGCGCGGGAACGGGACGTGCTGGCGTGCCTGCGGTCGCCCATGACGGCGGAGGAGATCGCGTCGTCCCTCTTCGTGTCCGTCAACACCGTCAAGACGCACCAGCGCGCCGTCTACCGCAAGCTCGGCGTGGAGAGCCGGCGCGAGGCGGTGCGGGTCGCCGCGTCGCGCGGGATGCTCTGA
- a CDS encoding histidine phosphatase family protein, with the protein MQHLLLWRHARTAYNSQARLQGQIDIPLDEVGHWQARTAAARIAARHRPVRIVASDLTRAADTAGYLSRALDVPVELDPRLRERGFGAWEGMTGHEIEARWPGEFQAWRAGGDPVGVGAEARADVAARVGEAVLDQVARTAGRGSLVIVSHGSALGSLVAELLGQDPAWRGVVGMHNAHWAELLGSGPGVDPAWRLLGYNLGPTDASSDWNAGPDPEPVDADADDTTRDPD; encoded by the coding sequence ATGCAGCACCTCCTGCTCTGGCGCCACGCCCGCACGGCCTACAACTCCCAGGCGCGGCTGCAGGGGCAGATCGACATCCCGCTGGACGAGGTCGGCCACTGGCAGGCCCGCACGGCGGCGGCGCGCATCGCCGCCCGGCACCGTCCCGTGCGGATCGTCGCCTCCGACCTGACCCGTGCTGCCGACACGGCCGGCTACCTGAGCCGCGCGCTCGACGTGCCCGTCGAGCTGGACCCGCGGCTGCGTGAGCGCGGGTTCGGTGCGTGGGAGGGCATGACGGGCCACGAGATCGAGGCGCGCTGGCCCGGTGAGTTCCAGGCGTGGCGCGCCGGGGGCGACCCGGTCGGCGTCGGTGCCGAGGCCCGGGCGGACGTGGCGGCGCGCGTCGGCGAGGCGGTGCTCGACCAGGTGGCACGCACCGCCGGCCGGGGGAGCCTCGTGATCGTCTCGCACGGCTCGGCGCTCGGCTCGCTGGTGGCCGAGTTGCTGGGGCAGGACCCCGCGTGGCGCGGGGTCGTCGGCATGCACAACGCGCACTGGGCCGAGCTGCTGGGGTCCGGCCCCGGCGTCGACCCGGCGTGGCGTCTGCTGGGCTACAACCTGGGTCCCACGGACGCGTCGTCGGACTGGAACGCGGGGCCGGACCCGGAGCCTGTCGACGCGGACGCCGACGACACGACCCGCGACCCGGACTGA
- the rsfS gene encoding ribosome silencing factor, with product MPASPRAIELAHAAARAASDLKAQEIIALDVSEQLVLTDVFLIASGTNERQVGGIVDAVEEALHHLGAKPVRREGKAQGRWVLIDFGEIVVHVQHAEDRVYYALERLWKDCPLIELPPEERGEQADA from the coding sequence GTGCCCGCGAGCCCCCGTGCGATCGAGCTGGCCCATGCCGCCGCCCGCGCCGCATCCGACCTCAAGGCGCAGGAGATCATCGCGCTCGACGTGAGCGAGCAGCTGGTGCTCACCGACGTCTTCCTCATCGCGTCCGGCACCAACGAGCGGCAGGTCGGCGGCATCGTCGACGCCGTCGAGGAGGCCCTGCACCACCTGGGTGCCAAGCCGGTGCGTCGCGAGGGCAAGGCGCAGGGCCGGTGGGTCCTCATCGACTTCGGCGAGATCGTCGTCCACGTGCAGCACGCCGAGGACCGGGTCTACTACGCCCTCGAGCGGCTCTGGAAGGACTGCCCCCTCATCGAGCTGCCCCCGGAGGAGCGCGGCGAGCAGGCGGACGCGTGA